TGCCGGGCAATAGGGGGAGAATTAGAGTCCTTGCTCCGACCCATCTGTCAGGGAAAACTATACAGATATAAACTGTTTGTACAAACTGTCTAGCTATACACACCCCTGGTCAGAGAGGTGCTGGGCCATAAGGGGGAGGATTAGAGTCCTTGCTCCTACCCGTCTGTCGGGGAAAAATTGCATAGGTGAATATATCCTCGGTCATAGCAGGCTTTGGTCAACTACCAATTTAGCAAGGAGGGTGGGTTCCTTAACtagccccacccctcctggtcccttttcctaaatttttttttaattgtgaaatcACAACAATATCCCACACTTCTATATCCTTCAGAGTGATGTCTTACAGAAAGCTACTCCTTATTTGCCCATGCTTGTTCCAGGTCTTTACAAAACACACAAATTCTACACCCACTAAAAAATCTGCCTGACAGAGCAGGAGGGGGGATCCTAACTAGACTGTGCAGGGGAATTAAAGGAAGCTCCAAGCCCAGTCAGAGATGGCGGCTGGCGGAAAGAAGTCAACCAACACAGTCCAGGAAGGAGGGCTGTGCAACCTCTAAACTGGAAGGGTGAATTATGAGCCAGGAAGGCCAGAATTTAAAGGAGGCCTGTGGGACACTAAACCTTGTGGGTGAGCAAAAAGAGACCTTGGTGGGAGCTGAATGATACTGAATAAAGGGGAtcccaggagaggggaagggaagtaCATTTCCCAAGTCCAAGCAGGCCATAATGGGGGCGTTTTACATGTCCTCTCTGGGTTTTCTGATCTCCACTGAACACTTTGCAGTAGCCCTTCTCCCTTCAATCTCTCCATTAGAGGGAAatactggggaggggggcacacaGGTTTATCCCAGTACTGGACCCCCTCAGTCTCATAACTCAAGGATATATCATCTTGGGGGCAAAATACATGCTTCCCCTTTCCATCAACAAACCTCTTCTGGCTCTCTAGGTGGTTTGTCAGCCAGGGAAGCTGTCTGCAGATTGATAAGGAGAGTAGCTGCAGAAGGTGGTTCCAGAGCTGAGAGCCAAGCTTCATTCCTGGGGCTTCAAGCCCTCAAAACAGTTGTACTAGCAGTGGCAGCTTCAAAGACTGAAAGTGTTGATCCTGATTTGCCTCTGCAAGATCAGTTTTAAAATCAGACCCAAACACACAGTCATTAGTGATTGCTGTCACATTGTGGTCACAACAGtcagtgcctacctcagggcaggctGTCTACAGCAGGATGGACATCCAAACTGGTGGCAtggtctataattagatttcacctaCCCAGTAACAAAAGTGAACTCCTGGACAGCTATATcagtcttaggccttggctacactggcactttacagcgctgcaactttctcgctcaggggtgtgaaaaaaaacacccccctgagtgctgcaagatacagcgctgcaaagcgccagtgtaaacagtgccgcagcgctgggagcgcggctcccagtgctgcaagctaatccccatgaggagctGGATGCGACCttcacttcaaagcgctgccgcagcagctgtcccgtggcagcgctttgaagtttccagtgtagccaagcccttactgtggagtcacagacagtcctcagACTCTTGCCACCTGGCACACAGCATTTCCAAAGTGTGACGGGGCCATTAACCAatcctttgtattgtgatgttccttgatggcccatctgattttgatatTCCTTCTCTATGGGCAGGGGGATGATTCCtgtgcctgggttcacaagttcagagcaaatattttcaaagttaaaaagcaaaacttacatatttcttTGTGGTATTGAATACAGACATAACAAGTGAGATTAGcacatgcagcaatttacaagcatttcatagaattaaacactaaatacattcttataagactaatacctattttgaacaaaactaacaaATAGGTGAActggtttggtttccagctatgaatttgtcagttcTTAACTAACACCTATAGCCTTGGTTTACCAACATCACAGTTGCTTTCAGAGTTGTCCCTCCAGAAGTGTAAGCTATTTATTAAATCTCCTGATGATGGTATTTAAATACAAATCCACAGGGATAGTTGGAAGAAACACTATACCTGAAGGAGTGGTGGTGGAGGTGGTGATAAGACACAGGAGGAAGAAATACTGACTGATCGCAAAGACTGCAATCTTTCACTAAACAAGATGGATTTGACAAGATGGGCAACACAATGTCCCATTCATTTCAAccttgaagacttttttttttcccccttttgatTCTTTCAGCTACTCTATTTCTGGTATCCTTTAACTGTTGCACGGAAGTATCGCACCATGTACCCAGAAGACTTCTAAGAAAAGTTCTAAAATTTGAAATCCAGAAAGATGATGGAGTGTGCAACATACCAGCTGTGATGTAAGTGAAGCTCTGTGTGATCATAtattaaagagacactgtcaaaagttaaaaattattGGGCCTGGTTTTCTACTGAGTTATTCCAATTTTATACCAGTATCATTCCATTCATTTCTTTGGCATAAAACTGATGTCACAGTGGAGAAACAGACcctgtatattttaaaaactttccttCTCTGCATTATACCTTTGATTGTTAAAACTGAATTAAttgtttaaaatctaatttatatTTCACCCTTAATGTTTTGTTGCTTTTGCACTTCACTCAGCATGGAAAATGAGCATAAACTTAGCAAAtcagattttcttcttttttacagTCATTCCTACTCAGTTTCACTTTTTGCTGTCATGTACTAGCAAAATAACACAATGTTTGGTCAGTAGTATCTCAAGGGAGTGCttaaaatccaaataaattaaattaagttAAAAATCGTGGAAATATTCCTATTCATCTTCGGCTTTGTAAgtcttttgtttttataacacTTGAACAGACCTGACTGTGTCACTTCATTCCCAATGCACTAATTTGCACTGTGTTTTATCTTCAGCCTCAGCAAAGATGCTTCCCTTCTGCTCTGTACTTTTTCAGGTCAGGAGTAACTGAGTAATTATGCACTAAAGCTACTTTTGCTTTGGAAGGTAAAGCTGGAAGAAACGTTTTGGATGAATAGTTTGtttactgaaaaatgcagttttggttgacccaaaactatttgttaatttgatttaaattcattgaatagttttggccaaaaaagggggggaggggctagATTCTCAAGGACACTTAGGCACAGTTCACAAAATGGGGTGTGTGTGCCCCCTCATCCCTTTAGTCCACTCCcataggatgtgggagacccagctttAAATCTGTGCTctggaaaagggatttgaacccaggactcCCCTCCCAGGTCATTCTAGCTAGATCTCAATGTGTGCTGTTGAAGCTCTTCTACGTCTTATAAAGAATTTACTAGTcattggagcaaggacttgaatttGGGTCTCCTCCTCCCAGCTGGGTGACCTACTCATCGGATACAGAGTATTCCAGCATGGATGTCTTTCAATCTCTCTGTGGAAGATGTCCTACTTGTGATAAAATACTTGAATAATATTGGaccagagagagtgagaatggCTCTGTAGACTGGTAGTTAGGTCAATCACCTGGGATCGGGGATACCTGGTTCAAATCGCTGTTTTAGAGCAGTGATTTGAACCTCAACctctcacatcccagatgaggaccctaactactgggctagaATGGGAGGGTAGCATCCAGAGCTTTGtagcggagcccggagctggagcgcggagcagctctggagcagtggagctgcaggtttttgcctggagctggagcagagccagagcacagctccaaagccctggtggcATCACCACTACTTCATTCTCCTAAAATACAGTCCTTTACAAATGCccagaaagaaaatatttcagatcTAATGGAGCATTGCATTTGACCCAAAATGGACTTCCTCTATTAGCCAAAAATGTCTGAGTATGGTTCAAaccaaactgaacattttttttatttttgcagtattGACAGCAAACAagccaacagaaaaaaaatcagatatgtgCCTAGCTCTGTTTGGAAGATAATATGGTGATCAAAAGTTGGTCTTCCAAAACCTGAGATGAGAGTAGTTTTGTTGCTTTCAAATACGGCTAGTTACCTTTTaagagttgcttttttttttttaatgagttttgCAATAGACAACATAACTTCTTTTTCTTCTGGCAGCCTTCATGTAAAGCACAAGAAGTTATGTGTAAGCGCCCATAATAAAACTGTTAAGAAATGGATGAAAAGGAACAGAATCAAAGATCATAGAAGAAATGGAAATCTTCATTCTGGGAAGAAAAGgaacacaaaaaggaaaaatcaaattgtGGTGAAGCAGTAGTGTGCTGAAACAACACCCAGGACAGAGTTACCTGTGAATGCTGCATTGTGTTCTCTGCAATAGACAAATGTTTGGTTAGGAGTTCACATACAATAACTGCTCATCATTTTGCAATTACAGCTTTAAAAATAGTTTCCCAAATGTCTAAATTCCCAGAGCGAGCAGTGACAGATGTCAGCTGTACACATCCTTTACCACCTTTAATATGCATCTTGAAAGGATCTTGTTCTTTGGGAATCATTCTGGCCAGATAAAGGCAAAAGTTGATGCATTAGGGATGACAATATCTTCCTGGCCACATCTTGTGCTTTTCACTCCACTTCATCCTCTGATATCTCTGTATTTGTCAATACTTCTAATTTCTGACACCCTCTCCTGACTTGGCTTTCATATCCTTCTCACTCTCTGACTGCTGCTTTAACAACTCCTTAGGGagtttctccccctcctctgcttaTCTCAGGGTCTTGCCTTTGGCACCCTCCTCTTCTTTATATCTTATCCTTCTCTGCTTGCACAGACTCAGCTATGATCTTTTTGCTACCGGCTCACAAATTGATTTCTTCTCATGTGACCTGCTTCTCAGTTGTGTATCTGATTGCTTTTTCTGACATAACATTCTGGATGGCCAGCCCCCAGTTCAAGCTCAAGATGACCAAAAtgacctctctctccccatgtcAAGCTTCCTTTGGTTCTAAACTTTCTTCATTATTGCTGGCAATACCACTGTCCTCCCTGCTCCTCAGGCTCAAAATTATGGGGTCCAAGattctgctgcaaagatcatttcccCAGTTTCATTATTCTTTTTTCTGATCATGTTACTCCCCTCTTCAAGTGCTTCCCTCAGCCCCTtccagcttctgtaccaaatttCTCATCCTGGCCATCACAGGCCTGCACCTCTTTGCCCCAGCCTACACCTTTGATCTTGTTTCTTTTGTCTCACCTCATTATCTTAGTATTGCCAGTGATACCAGCCTTGCTAGACAGGACATGTCCCTCCTTCCACTGCCATCTTTCCTGCTGCCTCCTAATGCGTGGAGCAGCCTTCCAAACTCAAATCATCAGGTCCTCTCCCTCCTCATTCAAAACCCTCATGAAGACTTACTACTTCCACACAGCCTAGAAATACTAAGCTATGTCAGTCACACGCACTCTTTCTGCCCCAACATAATGTGAGAGAAGAAGTAATGAGTGAAGGAAGGTagagatttaaaatcaagtaagAGCACTATGCTCATCAGGGTATACCTATAATAATCCTAAATTACTATAATGTGGTGGTATAaatcttttctctcttctccagtTGTTTTTGGTCTCACTGCAGCACATCTAAAATTAGACTGTTAGTTCCCTAAGGGTAGGGACTGTGTAAAGTACATTGCAGTTGTTATTAATACAAACAACTAAAACTACTAACATGTGATAAAGCATGTAGGATGGTAGATACAAGAAGCAAGCAAGTctccccaaaacaaaataaaaacagctaAATAACAGCCCAGCTCCTTCAGCTGCTGATGTGCACAACGCTGGAAGAAACTAATTCACACCTGAAATAGCAATAGGTAAGAAAAAACTAAGGACTGGATCCTCAATTCAGTGCAGGGGGGGCAGCGCGGATGGTAGCTCTAGGCCACCTTTACTCTTCCTCCAATCCTCTAGGACGATGAGGGCTGAATCCACGTCTggcacaatttagagcagccaTAGCTCTCGCCTACGTCTGCTAGAAAATGTTCTACTGGCCCAGGGTTGTTCCCCAACCCTTGATGCACCTGGAAATGCTTCCCATTGGATACCTTCTACACCAAGGTGGGGGAGCAGGTGAAGCAAAGTTGGCATAGTcagctttacaccagctgagaattccaCCATTCTGGGGAAATCCTCAGCTGTCCGATTAAAGCCTTTGTACAACTGGAGAGGTGCCTCCGGAAGATTTTTATCAGAGGTGAGGATCTGGTGCTTACAAACTTTGAGCTTTGTTTATTGAGACAGAAGGAACAAAAAGTTCTGGCTTGGTGAACCTTTAGCCAGGGTACAAATAATCACTGTGGGGTAggttttgaaaggtatttaggtgcttaaaaagATGTAAATAGGAGCCTAATggtctttttaaaaagtacatagaTGCCAGAATACCAGTGATTTTTGATGGGAACCTAGTGGGCTTTTCAGAattgcctatctgcatctttaggcacttaaatacctttagaaatctgacTCTTTTAAATGGAGCCCACAACACAGACCTAGGCCAGGGAAAATGCCTCAGCCATAGTACGTACATGATTTGAAAAAGCTATTTTTGCGGTATGTTTTCGGCATGTACAGTATAtgctaaatataataaaaataccaTTTTGAGACTACCGAATATGAAATATGTTGTAAACATGAATGACATAGCTATATATGTTGTAAATTATATTGTGTTATACAGATGTGAGCCTGATGTATGCAACAAATCTGCTCTACCTCACATTTTTCCATTGGTTGACTTGAATAAATAACTACAGGGCCAGCCTGAAGGAAGATGGCAACCTGGGTAAAGCTGTACTGTTGTGCCCTTTCTCTGAGTTTAAGTACAGATACACAGTATAGTCACACATCTTGAGTTCACTGGAGAAGCTTTTTAAATTATAGTAGGGACTGTGTTCACCTATAGCTGAGACCACTGCAAACGGCACGGGCAGTCCATATGCTCAGCACTGGCTGACTGAAGCATCCAAACCTCTGGCACCAGCGATGAGAACGCTGGGCTGACAGCCATGTGAAgcgctgggggtgtgtgggggtggcaGCACTGTGAGGCATTAACTGAAGCGCAGCACAGCACACACCTGGCATGGGGTCTGTTGCCCTGAGCTGCCAGAAACCTGCCCAGGGAGCCCTGTTGCCTCCATTCCTTAGCACTGCCCAACCCCAGACATCGCTGTATGCCCCCAGGAGTGCTCACCACTAGCCCAAGTATGCCCTGTCTGCTCCTGCTCCATGGGCATTTGGGGGCAGGTGAGTGGCTGCTCTGGCAGGTGGGCTGCACGACGCAGCCTGGGATGAGTGCAGGAGACACCAGGGAGAAGCAGATCGCTTTCTGGTGCTCTCCTTGCCTCACCCAACCCAGTGGGGACTGGCACACGGCACAGCCCCGGGGCAAGGCcaaacctggccccagcctctccTGCAGGGTGCTCCCTTGTGCCTGCTGGGGTTCCCACAGCTCGCCCTGGGGCAGACCCTCCCCAGCTGCAAGTTGCAACAACGCCCCCGCAacttcagcctttccccagcaagAGTTGGTCCTACCTGCCTGTCCCCTCTGCTGAGCCGCGACACTGTGTGGGCCAACAAAGCCATCCATTAGTGGAGCCCAGCTGACAGGCCTCTCACCTCTTAATCTGCCTGGGCGCCGGCACCCTCTTGACCATGGTGCCCTGGGAGGTCATGCATGTCGCCCACCAGTAGGGCTGGCCCTGGGTAACTGCTTGAATATATTGAACATATTAGATGAAAGCAATGCTGTAGGGCCTGGTGCTGCAAGGTACTGAATACTCTCAATGCCTATTCACTTCAATGTATGATTGAGCCCTATATAATGTATCTTGTTAGTTCCCGTGG
This genomic interval from Gopherus evgoodei ecotype Sinaloan lineage chromosome 6, rGopEvg1_v1.p, whole genome shotgun sequence contains the following:
- the CCL28 gene encoding C-C motif chemokine 28 isoform X1, whose amino-acid sequence is MSKQSGCVNRECCVLQILCRKEHQNLNTACLCQGRGKNERWILCFDLSDWDNGNSFKSDKEWEEWTWLRKKATLFLVSFNCCTEVSHHVPRRLLRKVLKFEIQKDDGVCNIPAVILHVKHKKLCVSAHNKTVKKWMKRNRIKDHRRNGNLHSGKKRNTKRKNQIVVKQ
- the CCL28 gene encoding C-C motif chemokine 28 isoform X3; its protein translation is MVTHSRVTKNGKSGHGFERKEEPQQLEGMDLKLVNLFAAFAFVVVQTSEATLFLVSFNCCTEVSHHVPRRLLRKVLKFEIQKDDGVCNIPAVILHVKHKKLCVSAHNKTVKKWMKRNRIKDHRRNGNLHSGKKRNTKRKNQIVVKQ
- the CCL28 gene encoding C-C motif chemokine 28 isoform X2; the encoded protein is MGRVDMASKERSLASFSAQDGLTLGMNQGCEEEPQQLEGMDLKLVNLFAAFAFVVVQTSEATLFLVSFNCCTEVSHHVPRRLLRKVLKFEIQKDDGVCNIPAVILHVKHKKLCVSAHNKTVKKWMKRNRIKDHRRNGNLHSGKKRNTKRKNQIVVKQ